CGACACAAGCTCCTGGAGTTCGCGGCGGTAATCAACTTCCAGAAGCGCCTGGCGGTGCTGGAGATGGAAGCCCGGTGCGACCGGAACCAGGGGGCTATGGTCCGCCTTGCCCAGGTGGACAAGACGGCGATCTACGCGGGCTGGTTCAGGCAGGTCGTCATCCAGCGGCAGTACGCGGGAGACTGGGCGTTCTTCTCGAACCTCGGGAAGGCGCTGGCCAAGCCGGTCGTGAACGGGACCGCACGATGGCACAAGGCGGTCATCATCGCCGGCTACTTCTGGGACGAGTACTTTTGTCGGGATGAATGGCCGGTGAACCGCATCTTCAAGCTTTTCAAGGCTAAAGGCATTCTCGCAAGGCAGGACACGCTTGCTGCCTTCCGCTTCAGGCTCAACCGGGCCGGCCTCAAGAAGCCGCTGCACAATCGCAAGTAGAGCAAACGCCGAGAAGCCGATGCTCTAGTTTGGACACGTCCAAGGTCGTTGGTTCGCCCCATGAGCGCACGGGACGAACACCAACAGACCTGGGACGAGGAACAGCGCCGGCGCGTGTCTCGCTTCTTCGATCTGCTGCTTGAGGCCGAGAAGCAGGGCCATGCGACCGCTGACGAGCCGGCCCGCCGGAGCCCCGAGAGGGCCACCGGCGCGGCCGTTCTTTGTCTCCTCGCCCGGAAGGGTGAGAGGCCGATGGACCCTTCACTTGACCTAGATCTGCACAAGTGCAACAGCACCAGGGAGGCGGCGGGGAAACCAGGCGCCGAACCGGTCAAATACCGCCCGCCCTGCGGCAAGCGCTGCATTTCGCGTGTGGTGATCGTGGACGGGCGCGAAGTCCGGGAATACCGTCGAATACCCTGTAAAAAGTGGAGCTGCCCGTCGTGCGGCCCGAAAAAGGTCAAGATGTTCGCCTGGGCGGCGGGCGAGGCCGCTTCCAAGTGCGAGTTGCGTCGGCTGATGACGTTGACCCTGGATCCGCAGAAGGTGCCGGACGGAGTCAAGCCGATCAAGCACCTCAAGCAAGTCTGGCGGAAGTTCCGCGTTCCCATGACGCGGAAATTCGGGCGTTCGGTGCGCTTCCTGTGGGTTATCGAGCTGCACGAGAGCGGGATGCCGCACATGCACATCCTGATCGACGAATTCGTTCCCCAGCGTTGGCTATCGGCCACCTGGTCGCGCTATGGCGGCGGCCGGGTCGTGGACATTCGCTACGCGGGCGGCGACCTGAATAGGGTCGGGTGGTACTTGGCCAAGTACCTGTCCAAGGGGTTCAGGAATCGTCTGCCTGGGCGGGAGCGGCGCTATGGGACGTCAAAGAGTGTCAGGCTGCGGGAGAGACGAAAGGGGCACCAATGTGGGATCTATTACCGGTCGGACTCGACGTCATCCGTGCGGAGCGCAATGAGGTGGTTCTGGAATCTGGCTTTGACGAATTCGGAAACCTGATTCGATTTGTAGCGGAAAGGGACTTGAAGGATGATGGCGAAGGGGAATATGGTAAAATCCCCTTCGCTTTGGAGTACAGTCCTGATGTTTTTGGCGGAAGAGCAACGAGTGTTTCTCGCTAGAATCGGGACACGATTGACGTCGCGTCGGTGTCAATCATCCGGCCGGGAGAATTCGCATTGACCAGAGATTGGAGACGGCATGGGCTCAGTTCAATTGGTCAGATCTGCGTTGCCACAATTGATACGTTGGATCGAAGATGTAGCGGAGGAATATTCCACAATAGGCGAAGCCGTCAGCGCGTGCGCTTCATCGAGATTACACGAGTATTTTAGGCGGGATCTGCTGGAGAGCACAACGGTGATCTTCGTGCAAGACCTTCCGCTTCCTCCCGTAAAGGAATTGGGACTTCCAGAGAAATTCAAATTGAAGGGCCAATCTCTGGTAGGCATTACTTATGGTGCCCGCGTGTACGTGACTTCCCGAGCCGGATTGGACAGCCTGCTTTTTCATGAAATGGTACACGTGATCCAGTGGTCGGAGCTTGGTGCGGAGCGGTTCTTGTTGACCTATGCGTTCGGGCTAGATCGGACAGATCGGAACGAGTACTTCGACATTCCCTTGGAAAACATGGCATATTCTCTCCAGCGCGATTTCGACAATTGTGTCGCGTTGCCCGACCTGGAAACAAAGGTGCGCTTAATGTGTGCCGCAATTTGGGCTGAAGTCGAACAAGCGTTGCACAACGCGTGATTCGTGGCTTATGAACACGCGCAATGCCAGTACCTGTGAAAGATGGAGGTTGCAAGTGAGACTGCTCACCCATGCTCTCTTGGTTGTTATGTGCTTTTGCGCTTCCCAAGTTGCAGCCGCGAACGATCCATCCCTCCCGATGGCGGTTTTTGAGGGGACGGCGAGAGATTATGTCAAATACGCTACGCTGGACGACGCATCATCGGGTTCTATTGCGGGCGCAATGGCGTTTATGGGATACGTACAAGGCGTTGTGACCTCGATGCAGTTCATCATTAACTGGCCCGAAGATGGGTCGGCTTTTAAGAACGGATGGAGAAGCGTTTGTGAGACAGTTGCGCTCTACGTGATGGCCAATCGACATTCGAAAGACACCAGCACTGCTGGGGTAGTCATGGAAGCTCTTGGGGACAAGTATGGGATGAACCATGAAAAATACGGGAAGGTGCTGTGGACAATGCTCGCTCGCTGAGCTTGGACGGGTGCCAAGATTATCGCGTTGGTGGTGAAGTTCGATTCGAATGTGAACGATTGTGGCCTAGACGCAGCGTGGGCTCGGTGCAATGCCAGTACAGGAGACGAGTCGTGATTAGGGCTTTGAGTTACTTGCGAGTTTCGAGCAAAGAACAGAAACTTGAGGGCTTCTCTATTCCCGCCCAGCGCCAGTTGCTGCAAGACTACGCGCGGCACGCGGGGCTGACCGTGTCGGCCGAGTTCGAGGACATAGAAACGGCCAAGCAGTCGGGGCGCACCAATTTCAAAAACATGGTTGCTTACCTGCGGGCCAATCCGTCGTGCCGGCACCTCCTGGTCGAAAAGACCGACCGCCTCTACCGCAACATTCGCGATTGGGTGACCATCGATGAGCTGCCGCTCGTCGTCCACTTCGTCAAGGAAGGCGTCGTGCTGTCGCCGGAGTCTAGGTCGAACGAGAAGTTCATGCACGGGATCAAAGTCCTGATGGCCAAGAACTTCATCGACAACCTCTCGGAAGAGACCAGCAAGGGGATGCTCGAAAAGGCGCGGCAAGGGATGTACCCCAGCGCGGCGCCGCTCGGCTATCTCAACGGCGGAAAAGGGGCGTCGATCTGCCAGGACCCGGAACGGGCGCACCTGGTTCGGCTGATGTTCGAGCGTTACGTCCAGCTCGGGGTGACGGCCACGCAGGCAGTGCGGGACGTTAACGAGCGGGGACTGACCACCAAAAAGGGTCACCCTCTGTACATCTCGACGGCCGAGATGATGCTCAAGAACCCGATCTACGTCGGGGACTTCATGTGGAAGGGCGTCCGGTACGCGGGCCGTCACGAGCCGCTGGTTTCCCGCGAGCTGTTCGAGCGGGTCCAGATCAAGCTGGCCGGCGGGAACCGATCCCGCCCGACGCGCCACGAGTTTGCGTTCCGGGGGATGCTCAAGTGCGGCCATTGCGGGGCTGCCATCACGGCCGAGATCATCAAGGGCCGGTACGTCTACTATCGCTGCACCCGCAGGCGCGGCAGCTGTGCCGAGAAGGCCGTCCGCGAGGAAGATCTGGCCCGGCTCATGGGCGAGCCCCTGAAGCGGCTCAGGATGCCTCAGGAGTTGCTGGAGGACGTCCGGCAGGCGCTGCACGAGAGCCACGCCGACCAGCGGGCCTTCCAGGTGCAGGAGGCGTCACGGCTCACGGCTGAGATCCTCAAGAACGAGGGGAAGCTGGGCCGGGTCTACGAGGACAAGCTCGACGGGCTGATCACGAGCGAATTCTGGCAGGCCAAGCACAACGAGCTGACGGCCAGACTGTCGGAGCTGCGCCGCCGGCAGGCCGCGCTCGGCTCGGCACAGGGCGACTACCTGGTGACCGGGGAGAGAATCCTCGAACTCTCGCAAAATGCTTATTCCCTTTACCTTACGATGAACAACGAGCAAAAGTCAGAATTATTGAAAACGGTGTGTTCGAACCTCACCCTTCAAGGCAATCTTGTCTTCCCGGTGTTCCACCAACCCTTTGACCTGCTTATCGATGGGATCGCTGCGAGCGAGTCGCAGACAAAAGAAAAGCGGCCCGGAAGGGCCGCGAATACAGATTGGCATCCCCGACGGGGCTCGAACCCGTGTTGCCGCCGTGAAAGGGCGGTGTCCTAACCACTAGACGACGGGGACGCCTGATTCCGGAACCGCGTAAACTACCCTATCGCTCCCGAGATGTCAAACGAGGCCCCGGAACCGGCAAGGTTCCGGGGCCCCGTCGTTGAGGGCGGCCGTTCAGCGGGCAGCGGCCTCGACAAAGAGCAGGGCACTCGTGCGCGCGCCACGCCAGTAGTTATCCAGGTGGAACTTCTCGTTGGGGGAATGGGCGTTGTCGGTCGACAGGCCGTAGCCCAGCAGCAGCACCGGCGCCTTCAGGCAGTCCTGGAAGGTGCCCACGATGGGAATGCTGCCACCCTCTCGGATGAAGACCGGCTGTGCCCCGAAGCCGGCTTCCAGGGCGCGGATGCCTGCCTGCATCATCGGCGAATCGCGCGGCACCAGCACCGGGTTCGCGTTGTGCAGGTTTTCCACCTCGACGGTGACGCCGGGCGGCGCCAGTTGCCGCACCCAGTCGGCGAATGCCGCCGCGATCTTCGGCGGGTCCTGGTTCGGGACCAGGCGCATGGAGACCTTGGCCATGGCGTGCGCCGGGATGATGGTCTTGGCACCCTGCCCACCGTAGCCGCTGGTGATGCCGTTGACGTCGCAGGTGGGGCGGGCCCACATGCGTTCCAGCGTGGTGAAGCCCTCCTCGCCGGCGGGACCCGGGGCGCCGGTCTCGTCGCGCAGCACATCGTCGGTGTAGCCCAGCGCAGCGAAGGACCGACGCTCTTCGGCGTCGAGGTCGAGCACGGCGTCGTAGAAGCCGGGCACGGTGCAGCGCCCCTGGGCGTCCTTCAGCCCGGCGATGATCTGGGCCAGGGCATTGGCCGGGTTCTGCACGGTGCCGCCGTAACTGCCCGAGTGCAGGTCGCGTGACGGGCCCTTAACGCGGATCTCCATGTAGGCCAGGCCCTTCAGGCTGTAACAGATGCCGGGCGTGGTCTCGTTGTACAGCGCCGTGTCGGAGATGATCACCGCGTCACAGGCGAGCTTGGCCGCGTTGGCCTCCGTGTAGCGGGAGATGTGGTGGCCGCCGCATTCCTCCTCGCCCTCGATGATGAACTTCAGGTTGACCGGCAGCTCCGTGCCCGTGCGCACATAGGCTTCAAGCGCCTTGAAGTGCGCGTAGAACTGGCCCTTGTCGTCCGTGGAGCCGCGGGCATA
The window above is part of the bacterium genome. Proteins encoded here:
- a CDS encoding dipeptidase; protein product: MALDAVLAYLQAHQQKHVDQLCDLLRIPSISSQSDHAPDIRRAAEFCASELRELGLEVEIVEGDGHPLVFARTKPLPDRPTLLLYGHYDVQPVDPLDLWQTPPFEPRIENGIIYARGSTDDKGQFYAHFKALEAYVRTGTELPVNLKFIIEGEEECGGHHISRYTEANAAKLACDAVIISDTALYNETTPGICYSLKGLAYMEIRVKGPSRDLHSGSYGGTVQNPANALAQIIAGLKDAQGRCTVPGFYDAVLDLDAEERRSFAALGYTDDVLRDETGAPGPAGEEGFTTLERMWARPTCDVNGITSGYGGQGAKTIIPAHAMAKVSMRLVPNQDPPKIAAAFADWVRQLAPPGVTVEVENLHNANPVLVPRDSPMMQAGIRALEAGFGAQPVFIREGGSIPIVGTFQDCLKAPVLLLGYGLSTDNAHSPNEKFHLDNYWRGARTSALLFVEAAAR